The nucleotide sequence GTAATACGTGCACTAATGCTGTTGAGTGTCTGACTCTTGAAACAGTCTACAAGttttagaaaaggaaacatttagATTTGCTTAATTTGTAACCTTTATTTGTTTAAATCCTCACTTCACTTGTGACAGTGTCAGTGTTTAcagttgctgctttttcttgtcATGGTCCCCTTAAAATCCAGTGGCATGGCACAGGATGTTGACGTAAGGCAGTTGTTCCTGGGATTTCCTGGAGGCACCTTAATATTCTTCCTTTAAAGTTCAAAACCCAGCCTTAGAATGCTGCCTAATGGAAATCACTAAGTGTTTGTTTTAACTGTATCCCAGTTAAGGCTTTAAAGAACCTCTTTGTATGCTgagtatttaaaaatagcttttttctgaagtctttcaTCTTTACAGAATTCATCACAATATATCTAGTTAAACTTTTCTTAGGACCCTCAGCTCggtttattaattaattattaattcttAGTGAAGCAGCTGGAGCTCTATTGTCAATTTGGGAAAACAAATCCTGCTCTCAAAAGTCAAGACAGCTTGTTTGCTAATGTAACATTGTAATTGGAGAATCTTTGTTTCGCATTAGAATGAACTTGTGAAACAAATCCCCAGGGTGTTCTGTGAACCTACAGaactcttttattttcctgtctccTAGGTTTTTGATCTAAGCAAAATTGCACCAGCTAAAGCACTCCAACTTTGTACCTTGCTGCCTTGCAGTGCTGTCAGGGTTCTTGTCTGTGGTGGGGATGGCACAGTAGGCTGGGTCCTGGATGCAATCGATGAAATGAAGATAAAGGTATTGTGATAAAATATCAAAGATATTTTATGGAGAAATGAGTTTTGAAGCTGCTAAAGAGCTCCATCCACCTAATCTCTTGCctgcatttattattttgatattGCTGATAAGCAGAATTGCTATGTTGAGGTGTGGGGGGGATGCATCTTGTTATGAGTGCCCTATAGTTCAGGGAAAGAATGAGAGTTTTAGAttttaaatgatattttaaataattattttctgcagaacGAGAACAAATTGCAGAAAATTTTATGTATTGTTCTTTCCTCATTGTCTAAACAGATCTATTTTGTCATGAATGGCATCACTAATAATGGCTGATGTGTTCTGATCGCTTGATTCTCCCAACATGCTCTTTATAACAATCTCATAATTTTGCTGGCTATGCTGCCTATATTGCCAGTGCATGAATGAATGCAGCAATTTGCCTTTGCTTCTTATATATTCTAAAGAATCTGCCAGTCTTCAGCCAAACCCATTAATGACAAGTAGAGAAGGAAAACTTAAGCTGTATGTTTACTGTTTGTTTGAGATGGAATATATTCCAATTTACTGAGTACTACTAAGAACTcctgagaaaatgaagaataattaCTAGAGCATTAATGCTTTACCTAATACAATTTTTCTTTagtgataaaaggaagaaatctaCTTATCTTACATCAAGATAATCTTGtggtttaaatttcttttatcttttatgtGTCTTTAATTTCTTATCCTGCAGCTTTCTTGTTAACACATGAAGTGTTGTAGCTGAAGGCTATTACAACTTCATGCACAGTTAAACTGAGGTGCTTTGAGAATTTTTATGTACTGATAAAGTAGAAAGGCAACAAAATGTAACTATAAAGGTTCATGAACATGAGTCTTGAACACTCAATATATTGTCCCTCAGAGCCAATATAATTGATGAAATCTGGGTTCTTTGTTTCCAAGTATTCAATTAGAGCCATTGGAGCTATAAAAATACTGTTGAGATTATCAGCAAAACTTTTTTATCAGCAGTTGGTTATTTGCTCTGTTTATTTATCTAGACTCTGAGATATGGGTTTACCTGATAACCTCTGCTTGAGGAAATAGTAACCATAGTGCCTCATACTGCAAGTATTTGTCACAGCTGAATTGCAAAGGCCATTGTATGTCTGAAGTAACTGTTCGCCCTTCTGTGGTAAAGAGAGCAAAGACCTTTGCTGGTGGCCATTTTGACCATCTGCTTCTGTCATTTTGTGAGCTGCAGAGATGATTATCATCTCCATCTGTTGGCAACAGCTGGATTTGTCTGTGCATGTGGCACCTCTGAAACTTAGATACTGACTCCTCTAGTATTTGAGTTTTTCTGTGATTAAATACTCTAGTATGAGGTGCATATGTTGCTTCAGACATCACTTCAGTCTTGTAAGAGCATTTTGGTGGCTTGTTACAGTTCTCAGCCTTGTGTCTTAGTGTTCCTACCACTCCCCAGAGGTGTGTGCAGTCACAGTGTTAGTAACTCGCCCATGGCTGCAGCAAGTCAGCAGCAAATCATCATGAAATCAGATGAGAAGTTCAGGCttcctcttccagatccaaaCAATCATTCTCCTAAAAGGAATACTCTGCTCAGCAttaattctgctttgtttccataTTGTGTTTgtattctctttccttctcacaatgctttaacatttttttctttacattatcCCTATGCTAAGTACCTCAGTGTCCTGTCTGCTGTACTAGCACTGCCAGTTCTGTTGCTCTGCACTAATAGGCTGCTATGAAGATGAATGATATTTATCTAATCTGAATGTTTGGGggtaaaaggaagaaagtgagTGCTGAAGGTGGAGCTAATGTACAGTGTTTCTGTATCTTAGGGCCAAGAACGTTTTATTCCACAAGTTGCAATTTTACCTTTGGGAACAGGTAATGACCTGTCCAATACACTGGGCTGGGGTGCAGGTTATGCTGGAGAAGTCCCTGTAGAGCAAATCCTAAGAAATGTCATGGAGGCAGATGGAATCAAACTAGACAGGTAAGTAACATGAAAAGATAAGTTCTGTATATCTAAATGCCACTATAGCTCTGCTGATACCTAGTTAAAGAAACACAAGTATTGCTGGAGGGATCTGCTAAATAACTGAGGGCCAAAATTAGTCTTTATTTAATTGTTCAAAAAGGCTTAAATCTTTGATAATTTAACTAAATGTAAATCTTCCAACTTGATCCACATATAGATAGGAGATTCTGAACTACAGTTTTGATACTGAGAAGAGTGTGTCTGTCATGAGTCTAAAGAATAGCTGTTGTTTTTCAGGTGGAAGGTTCAAGTAACAAACAAAGGATACTACAACTTAAGGAAACCAAAGGTATGGATTGCAAGTATAAATACAAATTCTATGGAATACATGTATGTTCATACTTTTCTGGTTACCTGCTTCCCATTTAACACTGTGACCTGGAAATCTAATAATGGTAATTAATTAAGACCATAATTAGCAGTTCTATCTTACAGGTATTCACAATGAACAACTACTTTTCAATAGGACCTGATGCTCTCATGGCTTTAAATTTTCATGCTCATCGTGAGAAGACTCcctctttgttttccagcagaatTATTAATAAGGTGTGTTTGTTAAGTAACATTTTCTGCTTGTAGTTATTGACCTGACTGAAGActattttttgctttccattgATTTACTCCCCCTACTTCTTTTCATGCCATCTCAAGAGTTTGTAGGGGGAAGGGGATTTTTTGGGGAAGGGAATTCCATGGGTAAAACATTTCCAGCCTACTCACAAGTGTCCTGCCTTGCCTCtgctttcttgcttgcttgcaGAATGTGCTGTTTGTTCAGCTTCTGCTGAACAGAATGTCTCATTTGCTTTAAACATAGTGGGTCACTTTTAAAGTGGAAAGCAAGTTTCTTATGCAAGTTGTAGCTTACCTCATGAAGAAAACTTAGATGCAGGATGTGCAATTAAGCTGCCTATGAATTTTAGGTAAGGTTTGCAGAACTGTAACAATACATGAATATTTCAAATAGTCTTACTATGTGTTGGCATTTTCtaagtgttttttgttttcactgtttgtttttctttttaggctgtttattttttttatggaacCAAAGATTGCTTAGTACAAGAATGTAAAGATCTTAACAAAAAGGTTGAGGTAAGTTTTTTAACTTGCTTATAGTGGCAAATAGTGGACTGTTAAATACAACTTgtgaaaagaaaggggaaactTTTGCAGTTTACATCTGTATGATATTTGTACAAGGATGGCTCTATGTTCCTTTTGCTGTCTGTACCTTAATTTATGGAATTCATGTCTTTTTCATTTGCCTTTGCATAAGAGAATTATGTAAGtgtatgtttctttttcttttctctgttaaCAGAAATTTATTACAGCTTAAGATTTATTAGGAAGTTAGAAGTCATTTCTTTaaagaatgagaagaaaacatgtTCTGATAGTAAGGTTTTTCTCTAAGTGGAAGCCTGTTAAATGCATAACAAGAATAAACTAGCTTATACTGAAGTACTGAATTGGAGCAACAGTAATTAACTTCTGTTTGTCTTCTAAAGCTAGAGTTGGATGGTGAAAGGATCGAGTTGCCCAATCTGGAAGGCATCATTGTCCTGAATATTGGCTACTGGGGAGGTGGCTGCAGGCTCTGGGAAGGAATGGGAGATGAGCCTTACCCCTTGGCAAGGTACACAGtccatcttctttcttctgtttaattCTTGCAGGGTAAGCAATTCCCCCCAGCAGGTTGTGCTTCTGTAGCCAGTTTTATCTGAACATCAGACTTGTGACAGTAGGTAGtctcagatttttgttttcctcatgttAGACTTGCACTAAGTGCATCCTACACAACAGGGTTGTTTTCTAAGACCTTCTCAAAGTGTTTGGCATGATCAGGCAATAGTGTTGAAGAgggtattaaaaataaatgtagccTTCAAAAAGCTGAAGGTATATCTGTTTCAGAATATAATAGGACACGTCTTAATAGAGTTTAAAATGTGAAACAgtaagaaaacaagcaaagaatTTGACATCCATACTTGAGGAAGTTGTCTGGAGCAATACTGAAGAGGGGAATAGGTGGCTGTATTTATATATGGTCATATATCCACAATTTCCAGAAGCTAATTAGGGTGGACCAGCTGATGTATTCCTCCACAATTGCATTTTATATGGCTTCATTTGTCCTTTGGTGTTACTTGTTTTCCAGCACAAATGGATAGTTTCAACACCTGTGtagaataatttcttctttatagGAATAGCCATGAAAGGACTGTGTAATAATCTTCTAGAGCTCATGAGCATCACAAAAAATAGTCTTTCTTAATTCACAGACATGATGATGGGCTTCTGGAAGTTGTTGGTGTCCATGGTTCTTTCCACTGTGCCCAGATTCAGGTGAAACTGGCAAATCCTGTTCGCCTAGGCCAGGCACATACAGTGAGGGTAAGTGGTGTTTATGAACATgtttccataaatatttttttaatacacagtGTAGAATCTCAAGCACTCAGCTGTCTGACACTAAGTTGTAGTTTGTGGTCGAGTTAAATATTTCCCTTGCTTAATAAAAACCAATGATGTGACACTTCACAGTGCTCTGTTGCTATGGTTATACACCCTTTCTCCCTGGCCGGGCTGAAAATGCGCAGCATGTTGTGGTTGTAAAAGGTACCCTCACAGCTCCTCTGAACAGCTGTGACCGTGTGTTTTGTGTTTACTACCAGCTGATCTTGAAGAGCTCAAAGATGCCAATGCAGGTGGATGGAGAGCCCTGGGCTCAGGGGCCCTGCACTGTCACCATCACTCACAAGACACACGCACTGATGTTGTACCACGCGGGGGAACAGAGCGACGACGACGCTTCCAGCGCGTCTGAGCAGGACCACATCAGAGAGCAGGCAGATGAAGATGTGTAGTTTTTGTGGAATTCTGTGTAATGCAGCAATGAACTTCAGCTCATGAAAAGCCCGGAGAACATCTAACCCAGCTTAAAATTTCTGCTGTAAGGTTGTGAATGAACTGGAGCTGAGGAAAAAGCCATGCTTTCGTGTTCTTGAAAACTTTCACAGCTGAAATACCACaactttttgccttttattatTGGTGGTGATGCTCAGCCTCTCTAGCTGGAGGAGTCAGTTACTCTAATGGCAGGAGACAGACAAGTGCTGAAGCCCTTCTTTGCTGTGGAATTGGATCTTCTTAGTGTGCAAAAGGTTTAATACCCTTGGAAAGGGGAGCAACAAAGAGTTTGTCCTGCTTCCACTTGCCCTCACCCCCAGAGCAGTTCCACAACAGAAAACCAGACCAAGGAGGATATGGGCTGGTTTTCTGACAGCCTGCTCttggctgccagctctgctttggaaCAGGACAAATGCTTTTTGGGCCACTTGGATGTGAACTGCTTATGCTTGTGCAGTGCATATCTAAGAGGCTTGAGTGGGAGAGCAGAGGATCCAGGAGCTCTTGGGAAGGTGTTTAGATAGAAAGATGCTTTTGGACCAAAGGTTTCTGGAAAGGTTCTGTTAGTGAATTACCTTTCCAGTGGCTTTGCAAGCCACAGATAGAGTACTTCTAAGGTCTCAAGTACCCAAGatgaaacttaaaaataattgtacCATGACTTGCACTGAATGATCCTTTGACTGACTTTGCTTCAGTTCAGTAAGAGACTAATTCTAGTTTTTGCAAATAGCAACATCTTAGTTCTTGAGGAGGCTTTCTGGAGGAGAACTTGGATACATGAGCTGTCTTTTTTAGCTATTTACAAGGGTTTAAAGAAATACTGAGGATTTGCAaatgtgagggtttttttaaaggcttgtAAAAGTTCTCACTTCATAATCACCTGAAAATGATCAATAGGAAGTCAGTCTGTTAACTGTTAAACTGTGGAAGTTGAGAGCTGAGTCTGCAGAGTTTTGCAAGTTCTGGGATTCATGTACATAATTTGATtgtgaaaaaaagcacagaagcatTTGTTTTCTGACTGTCTCTTAGGGGGTCAAAGATATCCTGTTGGACCTCaaagtttttttcccatgtgaaTATAGGGTGAGAAAAAGATTGGTGGTCTATCCTGATACTAAAGAACAGGTACAACAGGACATGGAAACTCTCAGTTTGGCATATCTGAAGCTTCTCAGGTTAAAAGCTTCTCaggtgaaaacatttttatggtTAACAGAAGTAAAAtcctgcttccttttttctattcttttgtAGGTATTTTAAGCCTACAGCAAGTCAGAGCTATGAGTTGAGGTTTAAAATTTTTCACAAAGTAATTAATTTAAGTCCAGGTGAGTTACTGAAGATGATCTTCCAATTAGGAAGAGAATTTATGCTGAATGTATCATGTAAGCCAAGATCCTAAGAGAAGTTGAAAGCCTTGGTCTGAACTTTgaatgctgctggttttgtcaGAACTcctccagtcttttttttttttttttttttttttttttgtctttattttttgtctttggtcttttttttgcttgtttttttttcttcagttctctATGCTAACATCGAGTAAAGTAGGCTGTGTTTCTAGGTTTTGTAAAATGAAGCTGTTTTTCAACAGtatgtaaaatatttgcattaccAGTGAATgaactatttatattttaaaataatttattgaaaCCTTGGCAaagtcagtatttttaaaaccttaaattgtaattttctttaagAGCATTTTTAACTTGATGGTATTCATAACAGAAACTGTATGTGCTAGATCTTAAATACTACTGATTATCATTGAAATTAAATGCCTATCATTTAGGCATTTATAGCTGCCTAAAAATGTGATTGGAGTGTGTAATGAACAGTAAAGTAGAAGCCATTTGTAAATGCCATGTTCATAGGCCTTATACatataattatttaattgtATGTAAATATAGAGAACAAATTAATAGTTTAATCTATgtaaaaagtgtttaaaataccCAAAAGCATACTATGTTAGATAAATCCactatcctttttttcttagttatGAAGTTCAATTTGTATTAGCTTCAGAAATCTTACTAGTTaaattattagtatttttaacAGCTCGTAACCATCAGCGTCCTAAAAATAGTTGAGTTCTGTGCTATGGTTCTTGTGTAACTATTGTTTACAAACAAGTGATGAGTCTGGAAAAGCAGGGCATGTGCTatgaaaagcagtatttccTCAAGTTACACCACTGGCTACTTGATCTAAACTATTCATAACACAGTTTAAAGAGTTTACCTGAAGTTATTCAGATGATTATTCACATTGTTTTATATTCAGCTTGTTTATAGCCTAAGAACCTTTGGCTGTTCAAAAGCTTCACTCTTTGAACTCCCAGCatctagcaagaaaaaaataactgtgacATTGAAAGTCTCCCTTTTTTTTACAGAAGGGGAGCTGGCTTCTCCACTTGTGCTCTGCCTGAGTGGACACCAGTGATTTTCTGTACTACATTTGTGCAGGCAAAATCTTCCCACTTACTGGGGCTTGCTAGGAGGCCAGTCCTAAAGGGCCTTTGGGAAATGTAAATCCATCATTGCTTTTGGAGAAGCAAAGGAGAATGAGGAATGAAAGTAGTATCCAGTTGGGAACTTGCTTGGGACAACCCCTGGTAAATGGTTCTGTTTGTACTGTACAGATCATCCCTTTCTTGCATGTGAAAGTGAAGAAGTTATGTTTCACAAACTGACTGTTAGTGATAGCAGCAAATGATAGGTAGCAAAAGTAGACACTGTAAGTATTGGGAAGCCTCTTGTAAAACTGTATTTATggcatggaaaatattttataaggtTGAAGTGTCCAACTGCCAATCAGACATCAGGTAATGcttcttttgtaaaaatatgtaGCTGTCATGTGCATGACAAAAAGGAGTTCTTTTTAAACATAGTGGTAGCACCAGAATCTGTTGGGCAGGCTTGCTGTTTCCAAGCTGTCCTTTGATTTCCTCCTTACCAGCATGTTGTAAATTGAGTTAAAGCCTGTTTAGAGTTACTTTCAGGGAACTGTTTTTAGTCCAAATGCAGACAGTCAATGTCAGCACTAGGCTCCCAGATTCTAACGCTGATATAAATGaacttttctaatttttcatgTAGCTGCTTAATGTTGTCATATGTGTGTTGTGACTGTAAAACTGTTACATGCTTTTTGTATGTCGTGGGTGCATAAAGCACCAGTGCAAATAGTTACCATGAAAACAGAGTGGAACCTAAAAATTCTGCAGTATATTCTCAATCCAGAAGAGGGTACTCTGCAGCTGGTTCTGGTAATC is from Calypte anna isolate BGI_N300 chromosome 18, bCalAnn1_v1.p, whole genome shotgun sequence and encodes:
- the DGKE gene encoding diacylglycerol kinase epsilon; its protein translation is MGGTESRRGSSISVVADWSLVFWTLCSVLLPVLITLWCSFQRSRRQLLIRDIFRKSKHDWRYTDLFGQPSYCCVCAQHILQGAFCNCCGLRVSEGCLKKADQLFLCKEIMMRSNGGAPSSLPHHWIRGNVPLCSCCMICKQQCGTQPKLCDYRCVWCQYTVHDECMIECLKTEECTFGEFRDLIIPPYYLSTINQMRKEKRNSYEKVVPYCRKHWMPVIVLANTRSGNNMGETLLGEFKSLLNPVQVFDLSKIAPAKALQLCTLLPCSAVRVLVCGGDGTVGWVLDAIDEMKIKGQERFIPQVAILPLGTGNDLSNTLGWGAGYAGEVPVEQILRNVMEADGIKLDRWKVQVTNKGYYNLRKPKVFTMNNYFSIGPDALMALNFHAHREKTPSLFSSRIINKAVYFFYGTKDCLVQECKDLNKKVELELDGERIELPNLEGIIVLNIGYWGGGCRLWEGMGDEPYPLARHDDGLLEVVGVHGSFHCAQIQVKLANPVRLGQAHTVRLILKSSKMPMQVDGEPWAQGPCTVTITHKTHALMLYHAGEQSDDDASSASEQDHIREQADEDV